A window of Ursus arctos isolate Adak ecotype North America unplaced genomic scaffold, UrsArc2.0 scaffold_16, whole genome shotgun sequence genomic DNA:
acaactgtgatgccacctcagcaggcccacacctcttgcccctcattatgtgtgtccctgtgtgtgtgttggggtggggggctggttgtctatgtgtagagaaggggacagaggatgtgggacacacccttcctgggcagaaggaagcagccaggtgttggaagcctggcccatctttcatgttcacgccccaggtcatagcaggcaggatgagaagctgagcactggggaccaagctcaactacctcgatgttaatcatgagctctagagtttcatccggctacctccttgctcgatgtcttttcagctgcccctctgcctcaactggagaacaggatttctaatgcgggtggccccttgtggcaatgtcctgggaggacactaatgtctcttgaccccatgtctatggggcactgcattttcagagctgcacccaggaggtcatcgaagagctggtctgggacttcaactacaacgccctagacaagtggcaggtgcaccaggccacccaggatcagtgccgctctgaggtgagaatgggaagagggttccacacacccagggcccccacacaaatatggggacaaacctggggccctcccatggtgtttccacatgagtgccccacaggcccaaccacaaagtcatcccagtatccacacctccaccaccagctgtgggagaaagtaggaagacactcttcccataggtgggaatggtagagaatagtgttcgtgttttttgcagtttggggcgtgggttattctgtttcattctgttttgtgtgacttttcccgcagccatgagtgtctttgcattttgctactgttttgagtattttcttgactcaccccagccatcctgtgtagaacccagctccactgtccttggagaacgtgtccaaggccttatgaatcctcaccccacacagggtgattgaacataaaaggaacggtgggaagaagccattctatatgttcctctgtaacgtatcacctctcagagcacatcgactcattgtatgtcccccgggtcacaagctgtgtcctcatatgtctttttggacctccatatgggaggttgtctgccgccgtgaatcagcctttcaagcacggattgggtgcaaggcctctgatgcctcctggcccaggtagtggactctgtcttttcagagttcaatccaggccatctttgaggagctgcttgctccaaaggctcagctactccatctcccttgacaagcggcaggtgcctcggcccacaacaacatccaatgctggtctggggtgagaacaggtccagattgatgtccaatctcaggacccacagatgatcacggcaaggccagaacccacactagaaacaaccagctcccctggggcctgccgaggaaggtggatttcccctgaacctttctccccaccttaggaacagaccaggccgcagcagcatagggaaatgccatgcattccatgctctggacagttctcaggcccaacgtctatgatcttgagcagcgttggagatgctaagcctctgctttctcctgtctgctgtagggatgttgactgatgactcaaaggcatacagttcttaataaagcctattcagagagagaaaggctgtggtggctcagctaacaagatgtgttgaagtgaccaatgctttctcatttcacccctaaaggcaattgtactttcaagcctagagccttttctaggtgggccctcaagtcccttttcttgcacaagttcccgaagggatgggactctctggtctgagccccagaccctgatcatcctggtggttcgtggtgttgaagctgactccattgccccccacaccccccttctctacctggtgggaaaaggaatcatccctgtccctggatgaggcccagacgatgctgaggctccgagaaggcacaatggagcgtttcgtacagtccctggtgccatccttcccagatgggagcatctcaaccacctcaacgatcttctgcatgtacgagatgttcacttcagccacacaggtcccgggccagcagttcaatcggtgagtgcccaccccatgcacagcacagggtgagccccccatctactgggtgtacatctcgggaatggcactacccctctctgaccttccctttcctcttctgaaaagtggggtggttaagaggatgaacctcatacagttactgtaggaaatcatgggaggaaacatggcacgggctactctggtgcttggctctgtagaaagggctcctggacgtgctgggcatcttcttgcttaatagttctctctctccggtgaagaagctctcaagtgcaaccctcacaggccggtggcccttctgggttgacgaaaggaaatgcaaagcaggcagtttctctatgtgcaaaggacttctgagattccatctagatggttctggtagttgtcctttgtgtgagcagctcaggggcacactgggagcaggcagaccagcccacgggccactcaggatttggaaagtgcgggctgggaagtagtcgttcaagaatgtatattaagcacctaggaatgtgaatggagagaggagatacagtgtctgggtctcagttctagtcagagggtcagataggcactctgcacaccctaagcatgcatgtccaatggttgttagatgtgacatcttcgtagcctcctctagctttgaaaggatccaccgagagctggatcataggacagatgaaatgatcaagtaaaactgggacaggggtttgggtccagaagcagggctggctgcctccacagagcagggtgggggactacaggggtggtggctggggagggatttgccaaaccagggatctcaccgatctcttgatttccagtgggtgggcttcatctggggggcttcatgtgaagaagcaaatgagtcaaagaaggctgtggacggggtcccgggccctctggtcggcagagcacagtctgggctcagtgggtgcctgaaacacccatccctttgacggtcccaacttgctctgcctgcccctccccgctgacCACCCCAACAggggccaagaaccgagggtgtgctgagccgaccactcacaaatctgcctccaacctgagccttgatactggtgtgcatggaggatagagtagatcaggcccatggccaggtagaggagaggagaagtggaaaaaccagactcattcaggttttctggaggaccaggcctcccactacgagggcagctagagaggggttggaagggggctggggccatcctctgggacccatacagaaagaacggtgctgtgggagtagcatgtgcaatgcaaggccaggcctctgactctgctccacatatgactctccccagcaccctgtctcccttcttgggtacctggcctgaccagaatttgcaggctatctatcagtccctgggccgtgaccgtgtcgagatcaaggtggcctatgtgcatggggccatggttctgaagtggcatgcctgggacctgacaaaccatgtcccccttctcctgatgcagcgggaacttctggcgctcactgaggcagaggtggagggtaagggggatggcaagctgggaaggctaactgggatgtggttcatgggctgggtattcctttcaaggccatggggtctgtcctggttttgcaaaggcatccggaaagtcagtgatgtggatgaacctttctctgtctcctgccccagtgccagctccagggctccttccagcggcagagccaggaacagggcctcctatagagctagaggcgaccccggctctgtgtcaactgtcacctgcggtgtcagagccagcctcccctctgtcagctgttccagaactgcaacccgtgctcccatcttctgcatgtgtgccgggtgctgagcagcagtcagctggaccaccctttttgctggaaagtttcactcaagcaacagccacagagcccaccgcggccccagaggcttcctgccaccgctgggtcaccccaaagaaccagctgggtgaggagaagcccgacctcctggacttccctcccaggctggtggcagagcagctcacgtatatggatgcggtgagcagctgggctctcagggtgggccaggggcacgccttccttctgctctcacctgccccacacctgcctttccctgatgtggactcctatggtctgggaccaaatctcagctccaccacttcccaaccctgtcaacccatcaaggcgcttagccccaagctttcactgtccagctgcggactgtagcgagagaccctgataagcactgatacggaggtactagggagaagaaatgagccagaatggagagaccaatgggcaggccctggtcccgtgggtggaggagggcagctccctgtgttcagtcaagtccatgggtcacccactcatgtgacttggaggatgagtaccctcagcattgattaggcatctgatgtgtccatgaggacagggcagacggaaaaacgtgtggttgcagctcccgtgtgagaatgtgcatctgaaaggggggaaggaccagggggatgaccagttggaggggaggggaagaagcccccttgggttggaccaccttgcagtgccacctggagctgggagttcctgagcatgatcagggtgccaatgccctccttccttcccttgctctgtttgctcctgggtcattgtgtactgggttccctcagggaaaaacaatggaatgaaatccacagtctcgaaccaggctcaggccagattctcagctccctgaggtccagctctgacctgtgacccctacgtaggacatgagtcttgcatgggaaatggctgggtgaaccaaggtccgcctgttctctaggagctgttcaagaagctgctgccccatcagtgcctgggctccgtctggtccaagcgcaacaagcctggcaatgagcacctggcacccacagtccgggccactgtcgcccagttcaatggtgtggccaagtgtgtcatcaccacctgccttggcaacccgagcatgacagcccgggacagggccatggtggtggagcactggatcaaggtggccaaggtatgcaacgggaagcccagccgaggtgctctcctgagtctcgggcactgctcttcccttgatcaggtctcagggtggaaggccctggtctttgccctagggactgtgcagtccctaggctcttccgtccaggggcatgctgaccttgccttgcatggccccatgctgggatgctccgtttctgcctggctccttccttggagtgaggtaaaatcttcctcctcctctgggcctcacgtgtgcccttcggcaggtccctggacagcggcttcctccagcaggagcactttcccctgagggggactgaagcttgagagccaataaggtgccggctccccaagtgacatcccattctcttccctccccaggcctgtcaaaccctgaggaactactcgtccttacatgccatcctctcggctctacagagtgtctccattcaccgcctcgagaacacgtgggggaaggtttccaggtgagtaggcctctctccatggagggaccaggatggacgagggagctcccagaggcttgtcctcttccccctcaggcagcttggaccttctgggaggcagcaaaccccgaccacaggacctgggctggtgggtaggtctctcagccttcctggtgaggaggccaccatgcctcccgctttagaaatcagttttgccaaatgtcccacacggggctgaactgcattaaatctcttcacgtgtttccttgacagccactaagctctctgcccatttgaaccccaaattgacccaaacagcgtttctcaatgaatatgggaagggaggcccaggacgagccacatgagagctccctcccatgtcctacaaagaccttagtgctcagaggatcccagaagaaaccctcaaccaggcaggttgacactctggggttctcaaagaaaaggcactcgcactcaaccctgccacattatttgtcgattgatcgtgcctcccttgcctctcttcaggaagccattgaggatctttcaaaagctgtgcagcaaggacagcgcacagggcaggaacctgctcatcaaggtagcctggaaggtgcaggtctggaaagagacgaggggtgggagggaataggatcctgagtggatgaagtcgggaatggtctgaagcattccttggggaggggaagcctttggcatgaatgtggcgacagcctaggtgcggatgccgttggcggcgagggggcaagcaggtggtgtccaagcagactccctagcctacacaccctctctctctgtgttgacagctggtccaggtgggggcctctacaaacctggagagcccagaggacagacctgtgctcagtgatggggttgggctgggttgagggccacaacaatgatgagagtaataggaccctgagtcctcaggagaccatgggagataggtggagttgtcatgtttcccgatgagaaaacaggcttggggaggccaggctgcaagctcaaggtcacacatggagtgaatgttggaatgagattgttctggaatcactcacggcctgcttctggataatggggcctcaggatcagtatgagttaggtcagatgtctaggttctgacgtccaagatggtgggggcaagtggcctgagggtatgatggtctcaaggaacttgtccttggccctgcaggagcgaccatccaatagatttgccaccctggtgatggccctccggggagcccagaagaggatgcagaagaaggtgagtgtgcctgaggcccagggcctccaaagtcagaggaggaggagggctcctccctgagggctggaagcctcccaaaaaggaaagatcaggaagggggggtccttcccactccagctgcggctcctggggccacagcttctacaattcttatttcaaaaggaccaggaggagggcccagagtggtccatagagaatgggttttgcgggtggggagggaccgacctagtgctccattccctggcatttttgaaaagcaggccctgaaggtgatgaggaggagtctgatgttctaggagggggaggggaaagggaacccgtgggggggaggctgctaagggtcctaggctgctccacgtgagcccctgcggtgggctaggaggctggagcattttcagtggagggtccctgtggacaccagcgagcagggactcatcccaaccctccccctcatgacacagggtgtcgtgcctttccttggcacttttctcaccgagctggtgatgttagataccgccatggaggactatctggaggtgggtgagcctgaggattgtgggggagggaccagaatccggaggtttgggagcagaacgcccctgtactgagccctgagctctcaggactcggcaaacctctcctcatgacagcctcacggctaccctgtgagcctgggggctgttgcccatctcagggatgagtgaggtgaggctgcagttaggccacggctcccggtgccgaagactggtgaagcagcagagcttcctgaaggcaaagctgcatgaggtctgtctgagtggacctcagcctcccccggtgagtttgcccgtggggggagaatgaagtcaggaccctccacgtcagcaagcacctcagtagccgcagcagccccttcctgcctgaggcttcggcctcccctactgtcttccgagagggtggtgctgcagggtcccgacctgtagccagtccatctgccccatgtcctcctttctctggaccccagagcctggcctagatcccaggcccactatctgtgtatgcacggccccctcacgggtcctggccatggtgcagcatgagaagggatgggaatcaagtgctcctaagaaccaggggcctcattctgatggactttgtctgcattccaggggaatgagatcaaccaccagaaaagaaataaggtgagcatatgtggcgcttcccgcagggaagggtagggagtgggcctcagagatgtccctgggaagaacattgcttggctccatcccctccacctcacatttcctgggatcccttgagaagaaagcagtgcaagtcccatcccgttaggagatggggacagagcatggcatccaggaggacttcccggaggaggggctactgatactcacctctgagaacaggtggagaccggatgaatctgcagggaggaggatggcaatgtgtgccaggacctgggatgggtgcccgGTCCCGATGCTctaccctcaccagaccctgcagctccccgccccccctcccaggctccctatacatcctgcgcttctctctctgctcaggaatatcaagtcatgacagacatcatgctgctccaggtggctgccgagaattacaccctagagcccgaggatcctttttgggcctggttccaggctatggagccgctcagcgaggctgagaggtgaggcccatcaggagctgggtcggtgaggttcggggtggactctttctgctggccactcctgggatcctccttccctgggcagcctcaggccttgttgccggggcgccagactccagctgtgggcaaacactggcagggactcttgaatggaagctcctgggcaactcacaggtgtccctctgtccttagctacaccctgtcctgccagctggagccccggtcctagctggtcagcagcactcaagaaggagaagaactggccgcagtcaacctcagggctgagcaagtgtccagtggccctgcagggattcctcagcagctgcatccttgcgcccatttactccacaccccttccccccatctatttccttatgtagggggcaccatttagttgttttaaatagtaccgtgatagatttgcatgttaggagattaaagcccttgttttgttttagagcccggtgtgtggtttgggtcttttacttcctacagtaatggaaaacttgcacagactctcatattcgttcctgacctaggaaatcttccagagtcatcagctactgtatgtgggaggaaggagaagtgccagcccttctccctagccactggagggcacccccaaatcccccttactcagagcacgcgtccatttcagtcaatgaatttgggcaaacagcagagacagcccctcagaactcctgagatttagaggttgcagggactttcccaggaatagcaacaaccactgaaagtgggagtctttaagacttgtacgccccagagcgccttcctgccccaggactggggttgcctttctctgctctaaggccaggaagactgtgtcctgctccttccgttgagatgcttttttggttttgtgtttggttttgtattgcccccgtatttggaacttgtcatattgtagttcaatctctggaactgcatcagcacctagtggggaaaaacacggaaggagatcaaatcctgcgtgtgaaggggacaaagccagaggaagataatttgcagatggactcagggcattcaggactttccagcctcagtctccccgttggccgtttaccaagtttggaatctttctgggattcttgtcaatgatctctggattccctttcctgcttgctaTGTGtgatgggaaaagatgggaggggtaccttaaaggacacacctgagcctggttccatgagtatctatgctgacctaggagccaggatttccagccttcgtgcatctccttatgcggttcttctgaagcagcagttccctccaggccccaggctctgcgtccgatccatggtagccactgttccctggctggcatctggtggatcagggatgggttctctcttgccaggataatgggtcatatcctttttttttgaagttttttttaatttatttgacaaagagcaaTAGTAAGAGattgaacacaagcaaggggagtgtgagagggagaagcaggcctgcagcggaggagcctgatgtgggactcgatcccaggactccgggaccacaccctgagctgaaggcagatgcttaatgactgagccacccaggcgcccctcattttcattttcttaatgactaatgatgttacacatcttttcatgcatatagttgccattttaaaaccttttttgggAAAGTggctgttcaggtcttttgcccttaaaaaaaaaccaacttgggttttcttaatattgagttagaagaattgtttatatattctagatgcaagtcttcttcagatatatgttttgcaaatatcttctcccattttatgcATCATGGAGGATTTTTGAGAATCAAGAAGTTACGGCCTGGGGGGTAGATAGTACTCCCAGGCTGGTGTGTTTCATTCTAGAGTCTCTGATACTTTCGTAGCTGCTTCTGCTGCCAgaccttcctccaattctctcTCACCACAGTGACATGGAAACATCATGTCACCTCCACCTAAAAACTGCAGGTCAGCTCTGGCCTCCactgcccaccctccacctcaCTGGAAGCGATGGTGCTCACCTCCatacttttcttccttgtttggtaACACATAGGAgcaattttttccttgtatatcAGATTATCACATTATATGCCTTAAAAACATGCACTTTTGTCAGTTatagctcaatttaaaaaatcgaGCATCATGTAGCGTtactattgctgcataacaaatgaccccaaatctTATCGTCCAAATAACCACCCTTTGTTATTGCTCGGAAGTCTACAGTTCTGCTGATAGAAGGCAAGCTCAGCTGATCTCAGGCGGGCTCGCTTGCACACCTGCAGTCATATGGAATCTCAGTCTCTCTGTAAGTGGTTCAACAGAATCCAGCCCCCATATTACCATTAGcctgctgtttctgtctctgtggttcCAGTTCATCTAACCGCATTGCTGTACTAACACAGCTTCCAGCAGCCTCTGGAATCCCTCTCATGTGCTGCTGGGCCCAGAGACGGCTTGTAGACCTCTAGGATTGTTTTGATTTGGTTCTctgagaagcagaccctgagaaaaACACTTAAGTATAAGTAGCTCATTTCAGGAAGTTGAgaagtggagaaggaaaggaaggtagaGGGGCAGCCAATACAGTGTCTGTGTTAATGAAGAGGCTACCACTGAGAAACTGGGGCACAGTCCCACTGGGGATGTGCTTCCAGATTGTCCCATCTAAGGGACAAAGAATGGAACCTTTGTTGAGGTTGAGAATCATCTGGTGAGAGTTAACGTGAGCCTCTTTCCTCCTTAATCAGGGTTTTGACTCTGAGGCTTCTCCCTCAAGGCTTTACTGCAAAGGAGTTGCTGGCCGTGGAGGCTGGGTCTAGTCTTGTCAGCTAGGTTCccatttaactattttaagtccaCTATAAGTAGGTGATATTTACCTGGTGGGTAATCACAAAATGCAAATGGACTCAAAGGATACCAGAAGGAAGTCTGACCTGTTTTCCTTCGTGGCATAATCAGCTaaagcccctcccacccccttcaggGACCAAGGGGGCTGGATTTCTGGATTTAAGGCTGCTGGTGTGCCAGTAGTGCATTGGCTGCACCTGTTAGCGCTTTCCTGTGGGCAGCAGGATGGAATGCCCATCAGAAGCCAGCACTCCATCCTCTCGTGCATGCATCACCAAATAGAAATCTGCTTTTAATGAAGCAGcagatatttttagtgatttatcaggAAACGTTTTGTTACACGGGATGATGGAATACCGCAGAACATTCACGTAATCCCTGCGGCCTCATGATTTGAAAGTCTATGAAGGAATTTAAGCAGTTGGATGTAAGCAAGCTTAACAGTAGGAAGAGCACAAAATGGCCTAATTTATCAGAAGATATTGTGTTAAAACTTGCACAAGGTGGCTTCTGAGCTTGCTGTGCTCAAAAAATGAACAAGGGTTGTGACAAGTCCCTGCTTCAGATCCACTGATTCTCTCCCAGGCTCAGACTAAATGTTTCTAGGCCTgtgtatttttctgcctttcagatTTTCACCCTCTCACAAGACTGTGTTGGACCACCATTTTGGctcttgtcccctcccctgcctatCACCAGCCACGCTTTCAATCTGTTGTAGAGATGGATACCACTATGAGTATCTTCTTGCTTTCCAGGCTGAATTAGCCCCACCAGTATCAACGTTCACACCCGGGTTAATTGATTAACACATTCATTTGTTTCAGGAAGTAGTGTTGAAAGTATCTGTGTGACCAACATTAGGGCGCTCAGCAAACACAAAGCCCCAATATTTACTTACACTCTCTTGATGTCAAACATTCCAGTTTGAAGGTGGGGGGGGAACAATGTTCCAGTTTAAAGGCCATGAGGCCGGAGGGATTCTCTCTAAGTCAGGAAAGGGAAGGCCTCTTCGTTCTATTCTGGCCTTCAGTTGATTGCATGTGGCCCACCCACACGGgagagggcaatctgcttcactgtctgccaatttaaatgttaatctcattcagagacaccctccacagacacaGCCAGAGCAATGTTTGACCAAAATATCAGGGCGCCCCATAACCTAATCAGGTTGACACATCAAATTAACCATCATATTATTCTTCGTTTCTTTCAGCAGCTCCAATTATGGATGTGCCTTAGTTTATTAAATCAGTCTCTGTTCATGGacagttgattatttttaatcttttgttattGTGAGTAACTCTGCGATGAACAGCCTTGGGCAcacatattcatttgtttgccACTGCATCGATGGTTCAGCTTCCCAGAGGTGGGATTTCTGGGTAAAAGGGAAAATGCATATGTAATTGCCCCTTCCTGGAGACTGTACCACTTTGCGTTCTACCAACAATGCCTGAAAGCCCTTGTTCCATGGGGAAACAGGGATCCATGTTTGGTCAAGGAGAACACCATCACTCTTGGCTATGGAGATTGCTTTAGGAC
This region includes:
- the LOC125281367 gene encoding ral guanine nucleotide dissociation stimulator-like, encoding MSCTQEVIEELVWDFNYNALDKWQVHQATQDQCRSEESSLSLDEAQTMLRLREGTMERFVQSLVPSFPDGSISTTSTIFCMYEMFTSATQVPGQQFNRTLSPFLGTWPDQNLQAIYQSLGRDRVEIKVAYVHGAMVLKWHAWDLTNHVPLLLMQRELLALTEAEVEVPAPGLLPAAEPGTGPPIELEATPALCQLSPAVSEPASPLSAVPELQPVLPSSACVPGAEQQSAGPPFLLESFTQATATEPTAAPEASCHRWVTPKNQLGEEKPDLLDFPPRLVAEQLTYMDAELFKKLLPHQCLGSVWSKRNKPGNEHLAPTVRATVAQFNGVAKCVITTCLGNPSMTARDRAMVVEHWIKVAKACQTLRNYSSLHAILSALQSVSIHRLENTWGKVSRKPLRIFQKLCSKDSAQGRNLLIKERPSNRFATLVMALRGAQKRMQKKVSVPEAQGLQSQRRRRAPP